A stretch of the Lactuca sativa cultivar Salinas chromosome 9, Lsat_Salinas_v11, whole genome shotgun sequence genome encodes the following:
- the LOC111916993 gene encoding uncharacterized protein LOC111916993 produces the protein MATSREEEEEEEEYVVLDLDSVSGQLHIPPNAPYVLSGLDTLNPILIIDDKIKRIGEYEETIGTCLVFSEHDASPVVHEETGSSEVNLFSGKCIINPNEVTRKQVKPICQLQKVLRFKLLQDDQTNNVVDVPTIEHSTMKND, from the exons ATGGCAACCTctcgtgaagaagaagaagaagaagaagaatatgtggTGCTTGACTTGGATTCAGTTTCTGGGCAACTTCACATTCCACCTAATGCTCCCTATGTTCTCTCT GGCCTGGATACATTGAACCCGATCCTAATTATTGATGACAAAATAAAGCGG ATTGGCGAATACGAGGAAACTATTGGAACATGTCTTGTTTTTAGTGAACACG ATGCTTCGCCTGTGGTTCATGAAGAAACGGGATCATCCGAAGTAAACCTTTTTTCAGGAAAATGTATAATTAATCCGAATGAGGTTACAAGAAAGCAAGTCAAACCTATTTGTCAACTCCAAAAGGTTCTTAGGTTCAAGTtgttacaagatgatcaaaccaACAATGTTGTTGATGTTCCAACAATCGAACATAGTACCATGAAGAACGACTAG